The window CACTTCATTAATGGTCCCATCGCCCCCCACTGCAACTAACTCTGAGAAATCAGCTGTGCTCTTAGCAGCAAGGGAAGAGGCATGATAGGGGCCCTCGGTATAAACACAATCCACTTTCAAGTTGAGCTGCTTCATACGGCGATAGATCCTTGGCCACAGGCGACCAGTTCTCCCTGCACCAGCAGTCCGATTAACAATGCATAAGATCTTTCTATCCACAGCGGCGGTCTACTTTGCCGATCAACGATGGCAAGATGACCTACACCCCCCTAGGGTAAGACAACACCTTTTATTTCCAATCAACACCAAAGGTACACCAACTGCCAGATGACATTTATGCCACCATGTACTAAGACCGCACTCCACAGTTTTCCTGTTCGCCAATAGATCCAGCCGAAGGCTAAGCTGGCAAGGAAAGCTAACACCGCAAATTTCGGATTATAAATATGGCCAAGTCCAAAGACCAACGATGCAATCAAGATCCCCGTCCAAGAAGAGCCTTTGGGCAACACAGAGAAAACATAGTTCTGGAGGATTCCCCGGGCCAAGAGTTCCTCTCCTAGGGAACTGTTAAAGAGGAAAAAGGCAGCAGCAACCCAGAAGTTTTGCCACCTTAGGGTTTCTACCCCGGGTGTGAGAAACCCCCATGCAAGACCCAAGGGAACGAGCAAGACAAGCAAGACCAAGATCAAACCAATGGATAAAAGAAACTCCTTCCTGCTCAAGTCCAACGTGTAGCCTAGGTCTACCTTCCTAATTACGAGGTAGATAAGCAGCGTTGTAGTAAATGCAGATAAGTGACTAAAGGATGCGGAGAAGATAAAAGGATATTGCCCGGATATCATCAAACCTCCATCCCCGCCAAGGAAACTGGACTGGGCAATCACTGCCAGGTACAAAGCTAGTAATATATCCTTCCAGGAGAGTCGCTTCCCCCAATTGCGACTAAGCATTACCGGCAACGCGTGCACAATCAGGATATAGGGGAGGTAGTAGAACCTGAACTGCTCTCGAACCAAGAGCAGCAGACTGCCCCACCCAGCTAAAAAAAGGAAGTAGAAGATGAGATTCCTCTTGTTAGAGAAAACGACAGTCATACGGTCCCGAAAGGTGGAGACGAAACATCCTAGGATCATCACGTAAAACGGGGATAAAAAAATAACTGCCAAAAGTCGCGGGGAAACCGTGAAGCAAAACGTCTCTAAAGGGAGCATTAAGACGGCACTGATAAACACAAAGGCGGCCATCGTTACCCCAACCAGCGAACTTGTGGTCCTACTCTCCATCAGCATGCATCTCCT is drawn from Limnochordia bacterium and contains these coding sequences:
- a CDS encoding CPBP family intramembrane metalloprotease — encoded protein: MESRTTSSLVGVTMAAFVFISAVLMLPLETFCFTVSPRLLAVIFLSPFYVMILGCFVSTFRDRMTVVFSNKRNLIFYFLFLAGWGSLLLLVREQFRFYYLPYILIVHALPVMLSRNWGKRLSWKDILLALYLAVIAQSSFLGGDGGLMISGQYPFIFSASFSHLSAFTTTLLIYLVIRKVDLGYTLDLSRKEFLLSIGLILVLLVLLVPLGLAWGFLTPGVETLRWQNFWVAAAFFLFNSSLGEELLARGILQNYVFSVLPKGSSWTGILIASLVFGLGHIYNPKFAVLAFLASLAFGWIYWRTGKLWSAVLVHGGINVIWQLVYLWC